One window of Vitis riparia cultivar Riparia Gloire de Montpellier isolate 1030 chromosome 5, EGFV_Vit.rip_1.0, whole genome shotgun sequence genomic DNA carries:
- the LOC117913806 gene encoding AUGMIN subunit 1-like → MSDIISGSDPSVIESKSNFDSGRISDVKAWLASQFDAAGKDVPDFEYTPRTIAHLHNLSTLSQAKTQAAGIVATDFRQKAAEYRCQAARVREILENVGLAQEGLPSNVVASAQCLANVANLLNTRDTELSSFLVAMGDMSLRKTGVEEKRAKVQKESKILLDYTRKAIARLTYLKRTLAQLEDDVAPCEAQMENWKTNLAIMVSKERQYLQQYSNYKALLNRVGYTPEISHGVLVEMAEHRKDLEKKTKPILDTLRSYQDLPPDKALAALAIEDKKRQYAAAEKHLEDVLHSALATSE, encoded by the exons ATGAGTGACATAATTTCAGGAAGCGATCCTTCGGTAATCGAAAGCAAAAGCAATTTTGATAGCGGTCGAATCTCAGATGTGAAAGCATGGCTTGCCTCTCAATTCGATGCCGCCGGCAAAGACGTCCCTGATTTCGAATACACTCCTCGAACCATCGCTCATCTCCACAACCTCTCCACTCTCTCCCAAGCCAAAACCCAAGCTGCCGGCATAGTAGCCACCGATTTCCGCCAAAAAGCCGCCGAATATCGTTGCCAAG CTGCTAGGGTTAGGGAGATATTGGAGAATGTGGGATTGGCACAAGAGGGTTTGCCTTCAAATGTGGTTGCATCGGCGCAGTGCCTTGCGAATGTGGCAAATTTGTTGAATACAAGAGATACTGAATTGAGTAG TTTTCTTGTAGCAATGGGGGACATGTCTTTGAGGAAGACTGGAGTGGAGGAGAAGAGGGCTAAAGTGCAGAAGGAGTCCAAAATTCTTCTTGATTACACCCGAAAAGCAATTGCAAGGCTGACTTATTTGAAAAG AACTCTTGCACAGCTGGAAGATGATGTAGCTCCCTGTGAGGCTCAGATGGAAAATTGGAAGACAAACTTGGCAATAATGGTATCAAAAGAGCGACAATACCTGCAGCAATATAGTAACTATAAG GCATTACTTAATCGTGTGGGTTACACCCCAGAGATCAGCCATGGGGTGTTGGTTGAAATGGCCGAGCACAGGAAGGACTTGGAGAAGAAAACGAAGCCCATCCTTGATACTTTGAGAAGCTACCAGGACTTGCCTCCT GATAAAGCCTTGGCTGCTCTAGCCATTGAGGACAAGAAAAGGCAGTATGCTGCTGCAGAGAAGCACCTTGAAGATGTGTTGCATTCAGCTCTTGCCACTTCTGAGTAA